The DNA window aggaaaaaaaaaaccaaacaaaaaagagaaagctcttTCTTTGTACTCCACCGCACCAGCCATATCATATTTTAGAACATCTCTGGTACTACTACGTCAAAAAATTGCCAAACACAGCACAAGTAGTATGCTCTTCtaatttttcaggatttcttgAAAGTTTGTCAGTAAGGTATTAGGAATTCACTCAGCTCTGAAAACCAAGTTATTTTTACACTCAAGTTTCTAGTTTCTACTTTGGAACTGCAGAACAGTCAGCCTCATGAAGTCACACTCCGAAGCCCAAACCTTGCATGTTCCCCACATTGTGCATATACATCCAAGGCCACCAAGACTATTTTGAGTTCATGGACGTGTCCGCTTgtacagaaaaaagaagtaaacacattttttctggAAACCTGCTTGCAGGTATCTTCTGTATTCCTAACCAAGGAAAAttattgcaatttaaaaaatgtggagAAAATCCTGCAATGTGACAGATCAGCTGTAAAAGCACACACTGAAATGAGGACAACCTTTAAGCCATTCGAATTTTCTTCatgaaaccagatttttttctgtgtcatactcagcacacagagattttcatttttcagagctATAAGGAATTTGACAAGTAAACCTACTACAGTTAATAGCATTTTAATCTTTATGCATAATAACCTACATTGTACAGGTTTGGTAATAATAACTGACAGCTGAATTTGAAGTATacatttccttccaaaatagATGCGCGTGTAGGTGGATGTGTTGTAGAAATATAATATACTACGCGGCTGAGCCCAGATAAGCTGGTGATTCTCAAACATCACTATCATCTGCACAAAGTTAGGGTGGAAATCTGCTCCCTTAAATACCTGTTCATCCTTCTTATGACACTTTCTTTAAAGGGTTCCATGAATAGTAGATAAAATAAGTATCTAATGAGGTACGACAGAAACTCTGATTGAGCTAAACAGCAGAGATTTGAATtctaataaacaaataaatgaagtaaAACGTTTACTGCCAGCAACTATGTCAAGTTAGCCATAGGAAACTGtagctctgcagctggagaagggcaaTACTCTGCAAGCCAGAAAAGCAATGGAACTCCTCCAGCTTTGATTATTTATGGTGTGATGATGAAGGAACAACTTTCCATGTGAGGAACAGCTTTAAAGTTGAACAGGGAAGCTGAAACAGagatttaatgaaaaatcagaGGGGAACAAAACTACAGCTACAAAAACAATAACATTCGgtttaacaatttaaaaacataatttatgtGCAAAACCAGATGTTAACTTGTCCAGCTTCAAGGTAAACAGCAAACTGTATTCATAATAACCCTTCTGCTGAACAGCAAACATGCACTACTTAATGTTGTTGTCTATAAAGGCTCACTTCCTACCTCCAAATGTTatcaaaatgaacaaaaatgcaaaacaaacacatctTAAACAAAGGACACATCTGTATTTAATGCAAAGCTATTCTCAAAAATCCCAACCTTTCATAATCTACTATAATCGTAATAGCCTGAAACATAAGAATGCTTTCAGGCTCAGAAAAAAGGTTtctaattttaaacatttatgaGGACACTGAGAAGTGGCTTAGAACCATgctttaaaacatgttttcaggCTTTAAACTGCTGAAAGCTGAGACCTTTACCATTTTTCCTGGACtacaggaagggaaaggagtACAAAAACATGATGAAAAGAACTGTACAtgaaaatttctattaaaaaaaaaagcaactgacTCCCTCATCCCAAagcccttcctcccctccccactgcaCCTCCTTCTCACTGAAAGGCACTGACTCCTCTTGCCTGATGACCACGACCAAACAACTCATCTACATCACTGGCTCTGATGCACcactgtttttaataaatactttttgaaaatatttttaaaggacaacTCTGCCATCACTGGTGCTGTTCCTGAACAGGAGGGACTCTGTCTCAGCACTGCATTCATTTCAGCTCACTTTAAACTATACCACGGAACGTGTGATTATGCAAGAAAGGTGATTTGATGTTAATTCTAAATAAAGAACACGATCAAatcttttaaatgtttgggtttttttcccaactaTTAAAATGCAGGTTAAGGGAATGAGCTTCCCTTTGATATAGTATAACTATGGGAAGGAGGTATTGTTCtcacatttctgtttcaggGAAAACACCACgctatttgatttttaaagctgaaggATTTAACTTCAATTTGATTTTAAAGTTGGGGGGCTAAAAAGTGCTTCTAAATGCAACACAGTCTACTAAGTTAAATATGGCTTCAGTTTGATATCAAACACTGACTTTAAAATTAACTATTCCTTTCCAAAAGTGcccatgaaaataaatatgaatatattgTAGGCATTGAAAATGGGTGTGTCAAGAATAAGAACAAGTAGTATTTTACAGTAATTCAgcacaaaaaacaaacatacaaaagcaaagaaacagcacaaatatgtattaaaaCAACAGATAGTAGGAAGTTTCGAGAATCCACAGGGATTCTTCCACCTTACCAAGCACCTGTATAGTTCTAtgagcattttctttctgtcttttattaTACTTGGCTCCTGCCCTATAGTTCATCTCCAGGGCAAAGCACCATGAAACAAGAAATTGCATTCAAAACTATTAGCTCATCAAAACTGCctttcttgtttaaaaacaaaacacatacacaaagtATTGCAACAGCTTCTGGAATCCTATTCAGAAAGTCCAACGTTTTTAGATCTCTTTTCATGTTCTCATCACCATAATTTTTGCAAAACAGTGAGAGGCGACCCAGGACATTTTAAGAATGACTCTTTCATCGCTGCAAACCCTCAATTACGGTTGACCACAGAGATGAACAGAGTAGTACTGTGGGGACAGCACTGGTGTATTTTTCAGCTTGCCCTTTAATGTGCTCTGACTTCCGTTGAACAGTGATGTAGTGATTTCTTAGACTGCCTCCTTTATTACTCCCAAAATAATTCAGTGGTACATAAGGCTTTGAGTAACAGCAGTTCAAACACCAATTTCAAACTAGATTCAATGGTTTCAATGACCTTTTCGTCAAAACTGAGCTCCAGAACTCCATCCCTTACAGCTTGACCAGACTTGCCCCCTTGGAGATGTGCTGCAATGGTCCCTACCcttgcctgccctgctgccagggaTCACAGGATGCACTGCTCCTGAGCCACAGGCTGCTACAGCTTTGCTCCCCTGGTAAGGGAATGGTTACCAGTTCTTGATATTGGAAGGTTAAGGTGTTGCACACAGTTCCTCTAGTACAGCAAAGCTGGCAACACAAGTTGCCACATATTTACAAGTGAAGGAACAATTTCCCTTTAGAGGCAGACTGGGTCAGCTGTAGAGGTACAGAAGTGATACACCGAGAGTGTTAAAGGCAGAGTGCTAACAGTGTTGGCAGTGGTGCTGCTGTGACTGGAGGTGCAAGGAATACACTAAAAGTCCACTGTGAGACGTGCAGTCTACTGCAGAATGTCAGACTTCCCACAAGTAACCAACTCagattactatttttaaaacaaacttgttctttttcataaaGCAGTCCAGCCTGGAGAGCTTCAACTTCATGGCTAGCAAATAATTCATCGTCAACCCAAAAAGCTACCGgcaaataaatatatgtacagtttttatttataaaatacaaaatctttGCTATTTCCAGGACGGAATTTAACAACAAAAAGGCCTGCAAGCAATAAACATGGCTGAAGACACTGAAATCAAggaaaccaaaatgaaaagttCTGAAATTACAGATTATAAAACTCGTGAATGCCAGCTGCATGTATGCACAAGTGACCAACAGAACTGCTTGGAAACATGTATTTACCAGAAAATTTGGAAGTACGATTGGGACTGAAATTACACTTACAGTGGGTTTCATAATTTCATTCAAGATTGAGATTGCTTCATAtaaattgatttatttctgtgtgtacaGTATAATTTTACtagaaaatctttttctttgatGTTAACCATTAGTATTGGGTATTTGCTGCTATGAAGTTCCTTAAACACAAATATTAAGTACAGTGTTTCACAATCAGCTTCCAAGTACCCATCTGGAATGACactgaataaatatattttctattcacaaaaaaaaaaattagcataactttaaaaaaacccaacaaactcaCCCAACAAAACTTTGAAGTGATACTTCTGTTGAGTTAGTTTAGcaagacagtgaaaaaaactaaaaaatttgCTAAGGTAGTTGATGTTGTTCAGAGCATTGCAGAACTGAGCTTCAGTATTCACCATTATTAGAAAATTCAATAATCCCTTCTTTTGATACTAAACTAAAAATTGTCCATAAAGTGGAAGGGTCTTCACAATTATGATGACTCTGCCAATGACTAAAAAgatcctctttttttccaaataactgTTTGCATAAAATGCAGTTATAGCCTGCTTTAGACCAAGATtccatttttttgcttgttgtACCAAACCCCATATTTTGCATCTGCTTGGTGGTTTCAGCACTTCTTGCCTGAGTCACTTCGCCTTTTGGTAAAATATTGACATTATTTTGATGTTGAAAGTATATCTgtcttttcagttttggaaaagTATAAAGCTCCTCCTCACGGGCACTGCATTTTGCTAAATGTCTTCTCTCATTGTGCTGTTTCCAGAAGTGGGTTGTATGTTTGATCGGTTCCCCTTTCGCTCCTTTATTTCCTTGCAAACCCCCTTCTTTTACTCTTCCCTGAATCTCTTCTCCATGACAGCACAGTAAGTGGAACTTCATTTCACCAAAAGACTGTGCAATAAACTGGCATCGGCCACATTTGACCTGTATTTTCACTCCTCCCGGGTTATGAAATAGGTCCTCAAGATTGCACTTATTTCCCCTgctaaaaagaaaggaaatacaaacTATTTCAGTATTAGCCAGGCACAGAAGAGGGATGGCAATTTCTGTCATAAGTTCCTAGATGAGATGACAGTcataaaacacttttaattaaaaataagcattgtCTTTACAGTATCTAATTCAtttggaagagaggaaaaaaaaaaaaaagaaagtaatagTAAGGTTGTTTAGGAAGCAACTGAAACCAAATGTTATTTGACACTTCTGAGTTTCAGAATTGCCTCCAAAATTAGCCTTGGTAGAAATAATCTTTTAACAACACTAGCCTTTTAATAAAAGGttgataactttttttaaagttcctgATTCAGTGAGATCAATCCAAATACTTCTAAGTGCTGTGctggaaaagtgaaaatgaCTATTACCTGTAGTGTACTACTAAGAGAAACTTCTTTGTTTACAGTGAGTGTTCTAAGGTCAATTTAAGGCAAAACTACATgtcccacctccctctccacaaTGGAAACAATGAAACTTCAaagtttcttgttttttttttttccctaaaagtCTGTAACATGATTTAGAAAAGTCTGAATACTTAATTCACAATTAGACAGCCCCTCTCCCTGACTTAGGACAGCTCTGCAGTATAAAGGATACACAGTCCCTGGTAACCTAAGCCAATCAAAACAAGATCTCCTCAGAAATCTTCTCAGAACATCTAGGAAAAGGATAATActgtatttatacacattagAGAGATTACCCAGCAAAACAGATAAACTGAATGATTCACTTTGTGATGACTAGTAAGACTGACAGAAAAGTGCTGGTGTTTCTTAGGCTCAAGATATTAAAAATTTCTAACTGATGCCCCAGAGAGTGAAAcgagtaaaaataaaatgtagtgCTGCAGTGAGGAGTCACATTAAAGGCCTGAATGTTCTTCAGTTAAAGTAAATGCACAGtggaacaaacaaaaaagccaacatTTATATTGTGTCAAGAAATTTCACCCCAAAATCACAATGCAGTGGTAAAAGAAGGTTCTATCCATCCTAATAtggtaaatattaatttttctacttGGTTGAGCGAtggcaaaagcagcagtaatCAACACACAAGATGGATTAGCTCACAACATTCCATAGAAAGAAATGGGATAATGACAtttaacagggaaaacaaactaTAAGCTAATAATGAAATATGAATCACTTCTTGCTTACTGCAGTTGGTTCACTTGTCTTTTAGGGAAACCCCCAAAACAGGTAGGACAGAAGACTGCAGATTAACAGAGTATTAACCAACTGATCCAAACAGCTCCAATGACAATATTACTAGAACATATGCAAAATTACTTTGGATACTCAAGTGTCAGTAATGATTTATAGTCGATGAATCAGCTAAAATATACTGTATGGTCTAATGGATTGACTAGATTCAAGGACAATATTTAAACCATTAGGAATCTCACTTGGCAGGAGGGGAAGCAACAATTTTCCTAATGGTGATGTTTATGAATTTCCACTAGCATTTAATTAGTGAAAATGCTCACCTCTCTGTAGCTTCTTCTGTCTCTTTTATATTCGTGTCTCTCTTCTTTAAAGCATCTTGCATCTGTTGCTCGCTAGGAGAGGGCTCAGTGCTGATAACAACCCTGTGGACTTCTCTGAGGTGGCCAAAATACACTTTTGCATGGCCAAAAACTTTAGCACAGAATTCACAGCACACCAGCTTTTTGGGTTTGCTTTCATTGTGATGAAGCTTCATATGCGTGCTGAGCCTCCCAGAATGGATATACGCTTTCCGGCAAATCCAACAGCTGTAGGGCCGTTTCTTCGTGTGTGAGTTCATGTGGTCCTGGAGATGGTGTTTGAACTGGAAGGTATGGTTACAAACAGGACATCTGTGCAGTGGCTTAGGTGTGGCTGAACACGCATTTCTACTTGAATCACTTGATTTAGCTGATGTAGCATCACTTTGCTTGTAACTCAAATATTTGCTGGCAAGTGAACCATTTAAAGGAACAGCTTGCTCTGAATGGACACGAGGTGGTGTCTCTACTGTTGCTGGAGAAGTCAGTGGTGTGAAAGTCTGCACAACTACCACTGGCTTCGGTCTAATACTACGGTATTTTTtcactgcttctgcttttttgtCTTCAGGTGTCTGAATATCaaccttctccctctctcttccttctctaaACTTATTAATGATGCATCTCCTTCGCTTGGTCTGAAAAGCCAATAAATCATCCGAGGCtcttcttttcctgcctctttttttAGAGGCTGCACTGTTCAATTTTTTAAGACTGTCGACATCCACTTCACTGGATGGAGAGAAGGTGTTTTCTCGAACAGTTTGTTTGGGGACTTGTGTAGATGATACAGCTAATTGCTTATCaaatgctttggtttttgtCAAAACTGGTGTCTTTTCACACTCAGATCTTAGTGAAGGACCAGATACATCCATAACATTAATATTCTGCTTAGATTTACAAAACAGTGAATTTTTCATCCTTGAGTAAGGCAAAATAGGAAGTTTTCCTTTTGGTGCTGATGGATTCATCTGTATTGTGCTGCCAAGAACTGCTGGTGACAAGACAGCAACAGGATTTGCagaatttgtgggtttttcctttCGTTTCTCACATGTCATGACTGACTTTCTTGTGGTTTCCGATGCTGTCTTCACAGAGCGCAGACTTAGTTTCGGGGGATTAATTGTACTTGCTGGCTTGGATAAAGACTCTTTAACTACAGACGGTACAGAAATCTTACTGTTagcattttcagttttgctcATTAAAGGAGGTCCAGATTCCACACAGTTGCTTTTGTTTACTACTGTGGCAACTGCAATTTCAGATGAGTCACAGTCTGTCAGCGTCGCTTGCTCAGTTGAATCTGAACTAGAATGAGTTTCAGGATAGTCTTCAGTTACAGTAGTCACTGACGAAGTCTGTGATGAGACCAATGCTTTTGTAGGAATCTTCTTATGTGCACCCAAACCAGAGATTTTCGCCAATTTTTTGTCACCTAGCAATTTATTCCTTACAGACTGGTACCTAGGGATAGGCAGCTTTAGGTTTTCAGAGGGGGCCACATTTGACTGCTGGGCTTGCTGTGTTAAAGCAGGAGCAACATACggcacagccagcagggaaaATGTCCCCTTCTGACCAGCCACCTGCATGACAGTGTAGTTCTGAGCTGGTACCACCAGTGGTTTAGAACCTGCAGCTGAAATTGGTGTGTTTGGCTCAGGCAAAGAAGACTGAAGACAAGAAACCACTCCAGGTGTTAAAATTTTTGGTACCATTTTTGGAGCAATGGTCCTAAACtgacttttcttctgaaaactttGTATTATATCCGAAGGGCGTTTGTGTTTATCTgtaaaaacaacacaacaaagTTGTAATATGAAAtatagtatttctttttaaaaaattactgtctcAAAACTAAAACTGCTTACAAAGGATACTATTACACACAAGcttactaaaaatattttggcattTAAATGACCACCATGTTAAATTTATTATTGAAAAAGTTTTGTGgacaaaacaaaagcattg is part of the Chiroxiphia lanceolata isolate bChiLan1 chromosome 1, bChiLan1.pri, whole genome shotgun sequence genome and encodes:
- the ZNF438 gene encoding zinc finger protein 438 isoform X2, producing the protein MLGQQKQETCAGKTVSTDKHKRPSDIIQSFQKKSQFRTIAPKMVPKILTPGVVSCLQSSLPEPNTPISAAGSKPLVVPAQNYTVMQVAGQKGTFSLLAVPYVAPALTQQAQQSNVAPSENLKLPIPRYQSVRNKLLGDKKLAKISGLGAHKKIPTKALVSSQTSSVTTVTEDYPETHSSSDSTEQATLTDCDSSEIAVATVVNKSNCVESGPPLMSKTENANSKISVPSVVKESLSKPASTINPPKLSLRSVKTASETTRKSVMTCEKRKEKPTNSANPVAVLSPAVLGSTIQMNPSAPKGKLPILPYSRMKNSLFCKSKQNINVMDVSGPSLRSECEKTPVLTKTKAFDKQLAVSSTQVPKQTVRENTFSPSSEVDVDSLKKLNSAASKKRGRKRRASDDLLAFQTKRRRCIINKFREGREREKVDIQTPEDKKAEAVKKYRSIRPKPVVVVQTFTPLTSPATVETPPRVHSEQAVPLNGSLASKYLSYKQSDATSAKSSDSSRNACSATPKPLHRCPVCNHTFQFKHHLQDHMNSHTKKRPYSCWICRKAYIHSGRLSTHMKLHHNESKPKKLVCCEFCAKVFGHAKVYFGHLREVHRVVISTEPSPSEQQMQDALKKRDTNIKETEEATERGNKCNLEDLFHNPGGVKIQVKCGRCQFIAQSFGEMKFHLLCCHGEEIQGRVKEGGLQGNKGAKGEPIKHTTHFWKQHNERRHLAKCSAREEELYTFPKLKRQIYFQHQNNVNILPKGEVTQARSAETTKQMQNMGFGTTSKKMESWSKAGYNCILCKQLFGKKEDLFSHWQSHHNCEDPSTLWTIFSLVSKEGIIEFSNNGEY
- the ZNF438 gene encoding zinc finger protein 438 isoform X1 gives rise to the protein MQNPLTISAGGGFLHANPAEKHCVQQSMLGQQKQETCAGKTVSTDKHKRPSDIIQSFQKKSQFRTIAPKMVPKILTPGVVSCLQSSLPEPNTPISAAGSKPLVVPAQNYTVMQVAGQKGTFSLLAVPYVAPALTQQAQQSNVAPSENLKLPIPRYQSVRNKLLGDKKLAKISGLGAHKKIPTKALVSSQTSSVTTVTEDYPETHSSSDSTEQATLTDCDSSEIAVATVVNKSNCVESGPPLMSKTENANSKISVPSVVKESLSKPASTINPPKLSLRSVKTASETTRKSVMTCEKRKEKPTNSANPVAVLSPAVLGSTIQMNPSAPKGKLPILPYSRMKNSLFCKSKQNINVMDVSGPSLRSECEKTPVLTKTKAFDKQLAVSSTQVPKQTVRENTFSPSSEVDVDSLKKLNSAASKKRGRKRRASDDLLAFQTKRRRCIINKFREGREREKVDIQTPEDKKAEAVKKYRSIRPKPVVVVQTFTPLTSPATVETPPRVHSEQAVPLNGSLASKYLSYKQSDATSAKSSDSSRNACSATPKPLHRCPVCNHTFQFKHHLQDHMNSHTKKRPYSCWICRKAYIHSGRLSTHMKLHHNESKPKKLVCCEFCAKVFGHAKVYFGHLREVHRVVISTEPSPSEQQMQDALKKRDTNIKETEEATERGNKCNLEDLFHNPGGVKIQVKCGRCQFIAQSFGEMKFHLLCCHGEEIQGRVKEGGLQGNKGAKGEPIKHTTHFWKQHNERRHLAKCSAREEELYTFPKLKRQIYFQHQNNVNILPKGEVTQARSAETTKQMQNMGFGTTSKKMESWSKAGYNCILCKQLFGKKEDLFSHWQSHHNCEDPSTLWTIFSLVSKEGIIEFSNNGEY
- the ZNF438 gene encoding zinc finger protein 438 isoform X3, which codes for MQNPLTISADKHKRPSDIIQSFQKKSQFRTIAPKMVPKILTPGVVSCLQSSLPEPNTPISAAGSKPLVVPAQNYTVMQVAGQKGTFSLLAVPYVAPALTQQAQQSNVAPSENLKLPIPRYQSVRNKLLGDKKLAKISGLGAHKKIPTKALVSSQTSSVTTVTEDYPETHSSSDSTEQATLTDCDSSEIAVATVVNKSNCVESGPPLMSKTENANSKISVPSVVKESLSKPASTINPPKLSLRSVKTASETTRKSVMTCEKRKEKPTNSANPVAVLSPAVLGSTIQMNPSAPKGKLPILPYSRMKNSLFCKSKQNINVMDVSGPSLRSECEKTPVLTKTKAFDKQLAVSSTQVPKQTVRENTFSPSSEVDVDSLKKLNSAASKKRGRKRRASDDLLAFQTKRRRCIINKFREGREREKVDIQTPEDKKAEAVKKYRSIRPKPVVVVQTFTPLTSPATVETPPRVHSEQAVPLNGSLASKYLSYKQSDATSAKSSDSSRNACSATPKPLHRCPVCNHTFQFKHHLQDHMNSHTKKRPYSCWICRKAYIHSGRLSTHMKLHHNESKPKKLVCCEFCAKVFGHAKVYFGHLREVHRVVISTEPSPSEQQMQDALKKRDTNIKETEEATERGNKCNLEDLFHNPGGVKIQVKCGRCQFIAQSFGEMKFHLLCCHGEEIQGRVKEGGLQGNKGAKGEPIKHTTHFWKQHNERRHLAKCSAREEELYTFPKLKRQIYFQHQNNVNILPKGEVTQARSAETTKQMQNMGFGTTSKKMESWSKAGYNCILCKQLFGKKEDLFSHWQSHHNCEDPSTLWTIFSLVSKEGIIEFSNNGEY
- the ZNF438 gene encoding zinc finger protein 438 isoform X4, with amino-acid sequence MVPKILTPGVVSCLQSSLPEPNTPISAAGSKPLVVPAQNYTVMQVAGQKGTFSLLAVPYVAPALTQQAQQSNVAPSENLKLPIPRYQSVRNKLLGDKKLAKISGLGAHKKIPTKALVSSQTSSVTTVTEDYPETHSSSDSTEQATLTDCDSSEIAVATVVNKSNCVESGPPLMSKTENANSKISVPSVVKESLSKPASTINPPKLSLRSVKTASETTRKSVMTCEKRKEKPTNSANPVAVLSPAVLGSTIQMNPSAPKGKLPILPYSRMKNSLFCKSKQNINVMDVSGPSLRSECEKTPVLTKTKAFDKQLAVSSTQVPKQTVRENTFSPSSEVDVDSLKKLNSAASKKRGRKRRASDDLLAFQTKRRRCIINKFREGREREKVDIQTPEDKKAEAVKKYRSIRPKPVVVVQTFTPLTSPATVETPPRVHSEQAVPLNGSLASKYLSYKQSDATSAKSSDSSRNACSATPKPLHRCPVCNHTFQFKHHLQDHMNSHTKKRPYSCWICRKAYIHSGRLSTHMKLHHNESKPKKLVCCEFCAKVFGHAKVYFGHLREVHRVVISTEPSPSEQQMQDALKKRDTNIKETEEATERGNKCNLEDLFHNPGGVKIQVKCGRCQFIAQSFGEMKFHLLCCHGEEIQGRVKEGGLQGNKGAKGEPIKHTTHFWKQHNERRHLAKCSAREEELYTFPKLKRQIYFQHQNNVNILPKGEVTQARSAETTKQMQNMGFGTTSKKMESWSKAGYNCILCKQLFGKKEDLFSHWQSHHNCEDPSTLWTIFSLVSKEGIIEFSNNGEY